The Acidimicrobiales bacterium sequence TCTGTCGATCGCGACGACGATGCGGCTGAAGGCATCGGGCGATCTCGACAAGGTCCACGGCCTCTACGCGCTCTGCCCCTACATCTCCGGTGAATGGCCGCGCGACGAGTTCCCGTCCTCCATCGACAACGACGGCTACCTGCTGTCACTGCACAGCAACCAGGGGCGCATGGGCTACGGCATCGAGGCCTTCGAGGCGAAGGACCCGATGGCGTGGCCGTCGTTCGCCAGCGTCGCCGACGTGGAAGGGTTCCCGAAGACGATGGTCAGCGTGAACGAGCTCGACCCGTTGCGCGACGAGGGCATCGAGTTCTACCGGCTGTTGATGGAGGCCGGGGTGCCGGCCCGCTGTCGCCAGGTCATGGGCACGACCCACGGCGCGGAGATCTTCCCGATGGTCTGCACCGAGATCTCGCGCGACACCGCACGCGACCTCGCCGCGTTCGCCACGGAGGCCTGACCGGCCCGTCCCCGGGCGGTCA is a genomic window containing:
- a CDS encoding alpha/beta hydrolase fold domain-containing protein — encoded protein: VVKYPGGLNDCVSGFHWVVENAADLGIDTSRLIVAGESGGGNLSIATTMRLKASGDLDKVHGLYALCPYISGEWPRDEFPSSIDNDGYLLSLHSNQGRMGYGIEAFEAKDPMAWPSFASVADVEGFPKTMVSVNELDPLRDEGIEFYRLLMEAGVPARCRQVMGTTHGAEIFPMVCTEISRDTARDLAAFATEA